The proteins below come from a single Perca flavescens isolate YP-PL-M2 chromosome 8, PFLA_1.0, whole genome shotgun sequence genomic window:
- the LOC114559579 gene encoding histone H1-like produces the protein MAEEAAPAPAPAPAAPAKAAKKKVPNPKKVGPDLGELIVKALAASTERSGMSAAALKKALAAGGYDVDKNSTSVKTTIKSLVAKWTLVQTKGTGGASGSFKMNEKAVETKAKKPTKKAAPKAKNKPAAKKLTAAKKPAAAKKPAAAKKPAAAAAKKSPKKPAAVKKVAKSPKKVAKKSTAAKKAPAKKAAKPKVKKTAAPKKK, from the coding sequence ATGGCAGAAGAggcagctccagctccagctcctGCTCCAGCCGCGCCGGCGAAAGCAGCTAAGAAGAAGGTTCCCAATCCTAAGAAGGTTGGCCCAGACCTTGGTGAGCTCATCGTTAAAGCTCTGGCCGCGTCCACGGAGCGGAGCGGCATGTCCGCGGCCGCCCTCAAGAAGGCTCTGGCTGCCGGAGGCTACGATGTGGATAAAAACAGTACCAGCGTCAAGACCACCATCAAGAGCCTGGTGGCTAAGTGGACTCTGGTCCAAACAAAGGGGACCGGCGGGGCCTCCGGCTCCTTCAAGATGAACGAGAAGGCTGTCGAGACGAAGGCTAAGAAGCCAACCAAGAAAGCCGCTCCTAAAGCCAAGAACAAGCCCGCAGCCAAGAAACTCACAGCGGCCAAAAAGCCCGCGGCAGCCAAGAAGCCAGCGGCAGCCAAGAAgccagcagcagcggcagcaaAGAAATCCCCGAAGAAGCCCGCAGCGGTTAAGAAAGTGGCAAAGAGTCCTAAGAAGGTGGCCAAAAAGTCCACTGCAGCCAAGAAAGCCCCCGCAAAGAAGGCTGCCAAGCCCAAAGTGAAGAAGACAGCAGCACCTAAGAAGAAGTGA